The DNA sequence TCCTGAAATACCTCTTCAGTTGTCTCCCTGTTTTCGATCATCACAAGGCCCTTTTCCCAGCTTGCAGTCAATGAGGGATTCAGTAGTTCTTTCGCTGTACGGCGGACCAGCTCCACAATAGCTTCGCCCTTTAAGGTAGGGGTTACTACCTGTGTTTTATTCTGTATTTTTATATATCCTATTTCCTTCAGCTTCTTGATGATACCCGAACGTGTCGCAGAAGTCCCTATGCCACAGGTTTTTATTTGCTCTCTCAATTCTTCATTTTCTATAAACTTTCCTGCTTTCTCCATGGTTATTATAAGAGAACCGTCGGTATATCTCGGAGGCGGCTTCGTTTCCTTCTCTTCCAGATCAAAGCCTTTGACAATGCTCTTTTCATTCTTTACTAATTTGTGTATAGGCGAATCTGTTATTTCTTCTTCCCCTTTTTGGACATTTACTTCGTATACCTCTTTCCATCCCGCTTCTTTTAAAGTTTTTGCATTTGATATAAAGACTTCGCCGTTAATATGAGTCTCTGCTTTAACTGTATTGTATTCTGCAGGCGGATAAAAAATAGCCAGAAATCTCTTTACTATCAGGTTATATACATTCCGTGCATCAGAATCGAAGCTCGATAAATCGGCTGTTACATACGTCGGAATAATGGCATAGTGATCAGTAACCTTTCCATTATCTACATACCGCTTGGTTGTTTTATTTATTTTGAGTTCGCCGAACTCCTTAATCCTCTGTACATGCTCCTTGAATCCCTGATTCCTGAACAGACCGTTTAGTACCTTTGGTACTTCCGCTAAGACATCAGTAGAAATAACCCTGCTGTCAGTTCTGGGATAGGAAATCAATTTCTTCTCATAAAGACTCTGAGCAATCTCCAGGGTCTTATCCACCGGAATTTTATACTTCTTGTTTGCTTCTGACTGAAGCTCTGCAAGATTAAAGAGCAGAGGCGGCTGCTCCTGTTTTACTTTTACATCAACCTTCTTAATAATGGCTTCATTCCCTTTGAGCTTTTCTATCAACTCCTGAGCTTCTTCCTTGCCGATGTATTTATCATTTTCATCCGTATCCTCAACTTCCGGTTTGGTACTTTTTTTCTTAGGCTGCCACCGGCCTTTATACTCTATATTACTGTCCTGGGAAAGAAAAGTCCCCAATACACCATAGTGGATTTTAGGCACAAAATTCCTGATTTCCTGCTCCCTGTCCACAACAAGTCCCAATACGCAGGTCATAACCCTTCCGATGGCAATAACCGAAGGTTTGCTCTCCTTTATAAAAGCAGAGAGACTTCTACCAAACTTGCAGGTATAAATCCTGCTGAAGTTCATGCCGAAAAGCCAATCCTCCTTGGCCCGGCTGTAAGCAGCCCTTGAAAGGGAGTCGTACTCACTGATATCTTTTGCAGTATCTATTCCCTTTTTAATAGCTTCTTCAGTCTGCGAGGAAATCCATACCCTTTTGGCTGGTTTACTACATCCGCTCTGACTATATACAAGCCTGAAAATGTATTCACCTTCACGGCCACTATCGGTGCATGAGTAAACCATATCCACATCATTTCTGCACAAAAGCCTGCTTATTACCTCAAACTGTCTTCCTATACCTTTATCATCAATAACTATATATTTATATTCACTCGGAATTATGGGAAGATGCTCAACCTTCCATTCCTTGTAGATAGGATCGTAAGCATCCGGGTAAGCCATTGTTACGAGATGTCCGAAGCACCATGTAACGATTATGCTCTCCGACTCAGCAAACCCTTTCGCTCTATCGTTTTTAGAAATCTGCAAGCCCAATACACCTGCAAAACTTGCTGCTACAGACGGCTTCTCTGTGATAAATAGTTTTTTTCCCAAAGTAATCCCCTTTAAGACTTATTATGTCTAATCATTATAGATAAAGTGAGGACTTTTTTCAAGTAAGAAACCTGTGTATAAAAACTTCCTCAGCATCCATGATAAACCTCTAGCTTTACTCACCCAGCCTGTTTGATATTTTTGTGAATAAAACGCATAGATAGCGGATATGAACACACTTTAATCCGGGCAAACCAGGGCTGTAATCCTGTAAATCACAGAATTCTATCCTTCATCATACTATATAGAAAAGAGTTATGTTAATTACAGATCATTGCCATTCTTCTGAGAGAGGTGACAGCACATATGTATACATTTTCCAGACTTAACGAAGTATATAAGGCATCTCATGAATTAATCATTGATGGTTCTTCAAAAATAGTTTTCTTCAGTGACTGTCACAGAGGTGATAACAGTAAGGCAGACAACTTTGCGCCCAACCGCAGCATCTACCTGTCTGCATTAGAATACTACTATACCCACGGATTTACCTATGTCGAAATCGGTGACGGTGACGAGCTGTGGGAAAACAAACACTTTTCATCAATTATTCAAGCACATCTGGATGTATACCTTTTGATGCAGAAATTCTATAACAAAGGCAGGCTTTATATGGTGTGGGGAAATCACGATATTATGAAGAAGAACAGAAATTTTGTGAGGAAGAACCTGTATGAGTATTATAATCCTGTAACGCAAAAGTTCGATCCGCTTTTGGACGGTATAAGCATCTATGAAGGGTTGATACTGCGATACAAGGATAAGCCGAATAGTATTTTTGTAGTTCATGGCCATCAAGGTGATTTGCTCAATGATTTTCTGTGGCCTGTGGCCTGCTTTCTTGTAAGATATATATGGAGATATCTGGAGTCTTTAGGCTTTATTAACCCTGTCAGTCCGGCAAGGAGCACATCCAGAATGTATTCAATTGAGAACAATATAGTTGATTGGGTTAAAGCTAATAATCAAATGCTTATTGCAGGGCATACACACAATCCTGCCTTTGCCACACCCGGTTCACCGCCCTATTTCAACTCCGGGAGCTGTGTAAGCCGTGGATATATAACCTGTATTGAGGTACAAAACGGAGAAATATCACTATCGAAGTGGAGCAGAAAGCCTGACCGCAGCTGCCCTTTAAAAATTTCACACGAGGTTATTGCAGGCCCTGTAAAAGTTGAAGATTTCTCTTAGCTGCGGCGATTTTCAGATATAAATCCCTTTGATATATTACAGAATTTTACATGATATTTTTTCAAATACTGATTATATTTTACTCGTATTAAAAATCTTATAGCAACCATAATAATATGCGTAGGGTTCATAATAGTCGAGCCAAGGTTGTTATAGGGTCATATACGGCTTTATAACAGCCGGCCAAAGGCTAATGCCGGGTCATGTCAGGTTATAAGCACGGCTCGGTATTAGCCGGAGGGAAGAATGCTATATGTCCTGTAAGGCTGTGCTGCAGTAACAATGAAGGGGAATGTTGTCACTGTATGTTTTCATCTTACAAACGATATTCCCTTAAGTTATTGCAGTATGGTCAAAAGGGATGTATGGTATTCGAGCTGAGATTATCAACGTCACGCGTGATGTTTCAGGGTTCCGCAGGCATATGGAGTTCTTGTCCGGATTCTATTGTTTTATCAGTAGTTTTCGTTTATTTAGTCCATATGCTGGAGGTTTTCTGCAGTCTCATGATTGCAGCAGGCTTCTAAGGTATCCTTGGTAGTCGAGCAAAGGTTGGTGCAGGTTCCGTAATGCTTGCAGGCAGTCGGAAGATTGTTTGCAGGTATGCAGGGATTTGTATCAGCTGTAGCGAAGACTGTTATGGGCTCTACTTTTATTTATAGTATCCACTTGCTTCGCTATACAGGCTATAACCTATCTCAAACTGGTTGTTATCCTGGTCCTCCCACTGCTTTGCGAAAGATATAACCCCAGTGCCTTCCATGATTTTCCTGATTTCATAATAGTCACTTCCAGTATCCTTATATGATACCGTATATACTTTAAGGTTGTTTTCCTGCCCTATATCCGTTATCTCACACTCGACTACATATTTTTTCCCGGATTTATCAGTCAGGTTTTGAATCCATTTATTGTTTTTATTTAACGGGGCTCTTATAAGCTCAATAGTATCAAATATTGAATCCATCATTGCCTGTTCGTTCTTGATCTGGTACAAAACTCCTTCCCTCACAGTATACTTTATTCCCAGGTTGTAGTAACCCGGCTCTTTACCCGCTTCACCTCCCGATACATCCTCTACGGTACCCTCTGTAATATATATAGTTTCCTTTGCTGATTTGTTAATGCTTTTTAAAACCATTGTATGCCCATACTCAGCGAAACCGTTATATATCCATTTATAATTTTCCTTGTCCGGAAGCAAAGCAGTAAGCTGGCGGTTTATTTGCAGGTATTTCTGTTTGCTGTCCTTATCTGTTTTAATTTTAGTAATCTCATTATTCTTTACTTCCTTATTCTGTTGTCCGGGTGTGTTATTTTGCCTATACTTATTCCATTCGGTGGCTGAAAACAGTCCGACAGCAAGTACCAGAATTATCGCTAGGAGCATGGAAGTGTATAATTTGCGTCTGTTCATAATTATCCTCATTTCTGTAACATATACTCGTGAAAATTATTTTATATTAGTTTTATCCAATTTTGCCAGATTAATTTACAGACAAGCATTATCACAACTAAATATGTAATAAATATTTTTTTCATTATTAATGTATATATCTCAGGATATGCGGCAAGACTATAAATGACCTCACAAAATACATTTTGACCCCCTAAAATGCCCCGGCAATGCTGCCGGGGTGTTTTTTTTCTCCTTATAATGTCCAGGAAAGATTTGTATTATTCTGCAAATGCCTACCTGACAAATACAATAACGATTACAAACATGATAAACTAAGTTATCCTAGTCAATAAAACCTCAAGGGTTGTGAAATTTTCAAACCCCATGTAATCTAGTATCTGTACTCATCCTATAAGATTTAGCTGAATCAGCCATGATATAAATATAGTGGTCGCAATACTCCATATAGTATAAAAAACACGGATAAACAAGCTTCGCTTCCTTATCCAGAAGTATACCGCCGACAATAACCCTAGTATGCCAAACACAGCTATAGTAAATGCGCCAGCTCTGAACCAAGATACGACTTGCTCCATACCGGCGGGAGAATTGATACCGCCGAAAGTCTCAGTCAAATACTGCATATGCAGCACAAACCTTGTTACCATTGATGCAAATACAGCGAACACAGCAATATACGGAATATGAATAAATATACTTCTCTTGCCTCTCTTATACCTTATTGCCGCCAAAAGCTCAATAACCGATACCACAAACCCTACAAAAGCAGTAATCACAAAAAAAACAACTGCAAACAGCTGCCATTCTATTCCCTCATACCATGGCACACGAAAAAAAGATTCAGGATATCTTTCAAGTGAAAAGTATAATTTACCTTCTTTTTCGATGAATTTTACAGACCCGAACTTTTTTCCGCTATAATAATCCTCGCCTACAGGCATAAGTTTCTCTCCATTCAGCATGAACCCATCCTTTGTATTTCCGGTTATGTGAACAGGCACTCCGAAGAAAAAGTTTGTAAATTTATCCGGACTCTTAAATGCATGTCTGGCTTTCATATAGTAACCGCTTATATCTCTTATATCTTTTCCACCCGTATAAGCCTCTTTTTCTTTTTTTACCCCGTATAACCTCTCTGCCAATGAATGAACAATATCCTCCAGCCCAAAATTGCTCATTTGATTGCATGAGATGAATATCCCCAGGTTGTGGTCGGGAAATATTCCTATATTTGATATGAAATTGCTCGAAGCACCGCTATGCGAATAAAAAATATGCCCGTTCAAATCAAACCTTGGCCACACATACCCATAACCGGGCAACTCCTTATCCATTGTGTACTGTTGACGAAACATTTCCAGCTTCCACTTGTTTTTAATAATTGCAGAGTCAATATCACTCAGCAGAAAGTTCATATATGCCGCCATGTCCTGTGCTGTAGCAGTTGCAGAGGCTGAAGGATAATCATTTGCTTCTCCGTCAATATGTTCAGTTCCTAAAGGGCCGTAAGCTTTTGAAACAAATGCTTTTCTGATCAGTTTATAGGTTGTATTGTTCATACTTAAAGGCTTGAATATTTTCTCTTCAGCATAGTCATAAAATGGTTTTCCCGCCAACCTTTCTATCACATAGCCCGCGAGTGATATGCCGTAATTTGAATATGCCGAAACCTCTCCAGGTTTGAAAAACTGATTAGGCCTGCAGTTTCTGACAAATTCCCTTAAAGGCTTCACTTCTTCAGCTGTTTCAACCTCCAATCCCGAAATCATTTCTTCAAAGCCCGCAGTATGAGTCAGCAGGTTTCTCATGGTTATAGGATATTTGAACCCAGGAAAATCAGATT is a window from the Clostridia bacterium genome containing:
- a CDS encoding DNA topoisomerase 3 translates to MGKKLFITEKPSVAASFAGVLGLQISKNDRAKGFAESESIIVTWCFGHLVTMAYPDAYDPIYKEWKVEHLPIIPSEYKYIVIDDKGIGRQFEVISRLLCRNDVDMVYSCTDSGREGEYIFRLVYSQSGCSKPAKRVWISSQTEEAIKKGIDTAKDISEYDSLSRAAYSRAKEDWLFGMNFSRIYTCKFGRSLSAFIKESKPSVIAIGRVMTCVLGLVVDREQEIRNFVPKIHYGVLGTFLSQDSNIEYKGRWQPKKKSTKPEVEDTDENDKYIGKEEAQELIEKLKGNEAIIKKVDVKVKQEQPPLLFNLAELQSEANKKYKIPVDKTLEIAQSLYEKKLISYPRTDSRVISTDVLAEVPKVLNGLFRNQGFKEHVQRIKEFGELKINKTTKRYVDNGKVTDHYAIIPTYVTADLSSFDSDARNVYNLIVKRFLAIFYPPAEYNTVKAETHINGEVFISNAKTLKEAGWKEVYEVNVQKGEEEITDSPIHKLVKNEKSIVKGFDLEEKETKPPPRYTDGSLIITMEKAGKFIENEELREQIKTCGIGTSATRSGIIKKLKEIGYIKIQNKTQVVTPTLKGEAIVELVRRTAKELLNPSLTASWEKGLVMIENRETTEEVFQEKLYSYINRTIEKVKKSDKGNSISLFSIIENGNAER
- a CDS encoding serine/threonine protein phosphatase; translation: MYTFSRLNEVYKASHELIIDGSSKIVFFSDCHRGDNSKADNFAPNRSIYLSALEYYYTHGFTYVEIGDGDELWENKHFSSIIQAHLDVYLLMQKFYNKGRLYMVWGNHDIMKKNRNFVRKNLYEYYNPVTQKFDPLLDGISIYEGLILRYKDKPNSIFVVHGHQGDLLNDFLWPVACFLVRYIWRYLESLGFINPVSPARSTSRMYSIENNIVDWVKANNQMLIAGHTHNPAFATPGSPPYFNSGSCVSRGYITCIEVQNGEISLSKWSRKPDRSCPLKISHEVIAGPVKVEDFS
- a CDS encoding beta-lactamase family protein is translated as MKKYLSLLISVLVICFSSSTLNALTSKITDRDISDYIDAEISKLIDNKSTKGAIVSIVKGGKVILCKGYGYADEKNGIRSDGRTTAFRIGSVSKTFVSLAIMQLVEQGMLDMDEPVTKYLESDFPGFKYPITMRNLLTHTAGFEEMISGLEVETAEEVKPLREFVRNCRPNQFFKPGEVSAYSNYGISLAGYVIERLAGKPFYDYAEEKIFKPLSMNNTTYKLIRKAFVSKAYGPLGTEHIDGEANDYPSASATATAQDMAAYMNFLLSDIDSAIIKNKWKLEMFRQQYTMDKELPGYGYVWPRFDLNGHIFYSHSGASSNFISNIGIFPDHNLGIFISCNQMSNFGLEDIVHSLAERLYGVKKEKEAYTGGKDIRDISGYYMKARHAFKSPDKFTNFFFGVPVHITGNTKDGFMLNGEKLMPVGEDYYSGKKFGSVKFIEKEGKLYFSLERYPESFFRVPWYEGIEWQLFAVVFFVITAFVGFVVSVIELLAAIRYKRGKRSIFIHIPYIAVFAVFASMVTRFVLHMQYLTETFGGINSPAGMEQVVSWFRAGAFTIAVFGILGLLSAVYFWIRKRSLFIRVFYTIWSIATTIFISWLIQLNLIG